AGGTGCACCTATTGCATGCCCGAAGAAGGTGTCAAATTGCTCAACCATAAAGAGATTCTAACATTTGAAGAAATTTATGAAATTGCAAAAACTGCCGTTGATTTTGGGATTGATAAAATCCGACTGACTGGAGGAGAACCATTGGTGAGAAAGGGAATACTTCTTTTGGTTAAGCAAATAGCATCAATTAAGGGATTGAAGGACTTTGGAATGACCACCAATGGCATTTTTCTAGAAAGCTATGCGAAAGAGTTAAAAGAAGCTGGCTTACATCGGATCAATATTAGTCTAGACACATTGAATGCTGAAAAGTTTAAATCCATTACAAGAGGTGGAGATATTGAAGCCGTGTTTAAAGGAATCAAAGCAGCAAAGCAAGTAGGTTTATCCCCTATCAAAATCAATTGTGTGGTTCAAAACTCATCTTCAGAACAAGATGCAAAAGAGGTGAAAGCATTTTGTGAAGAAAATGGACTACAAATCCGATTTATTAAGCTGATGAACCTTAAAGAAGGTACCTTCAGCATAGTAGAACATGGCGAAGGAGGAAATTGCGCTTCTTGCAACAGATTGAGGCTTACAGCAAATGGGATGATTAAACCTTGCCTGTTTTCTGAGCTGGAGTATAATATCCGAGAATTAGGGATTGATAAAACCTTCGAATTGGCTGTAGGCAACAAACCTGCTTGTGGAACAACCAACAGAACAAATCAATTTAGCAATATAGGGGGGTAGATTAACGGTGATGAGAACTTTTAACTTTCCAACTTTTAACTTTTAACCATGATAAATAAACTCAGCCACACAGACGAGCAAGGCAAAGCCAATATGGTAGATGTCAGTCATAAAAAAGATCAAATTCGAATTGCAAAGGCAAAAGGATTTATTACACTTTGCCATGAAGCGTTGAAATTGATT
The Bacteroidota bacterium genome window above contains:
- a CDS encoding GTP 3',8-cyclase MoaA codes for the protein MFDSYNRRINYLRISVTDRCNLRCTYCMPEEGVKLLNHKEILTFEEIYEIAKTAVDFGIDKIRLTGGEPLVRKGILLLVKQIASIKGLKDFGMTTNGIFLESYAKELKEAGLHRINISLDTLNAEKFKSITRGGDIEAVFKGIKAAKQVGLSPIKINCVVQNSSSEQDAKEVKAFCEENGLQIRFIKLMNLKEGTFSIVEHGEGGNCASCNRLRLTANGMIKPCLFSELEYNIRELGIDKTFELAVGNKPACGTTNRTNQFSNIGG